The following proteins are co-located in the Paralichthys olivaceus isolate ysfri-2021 chromosome 2, ASM2471397v2, whole genome shotgun sequence genome:
- the sp7 gene encoding transcription factor Sp7 isoform X1, translated as MAASILEVGNVIEDARYGSSPLAMLTATCNKFGSTSPIRDSATPSKTGNTTPVKKPYMMTSDLQTAKNGRTADGSGLADSYTGSFTTAGGGGGGGGLLTPTGSPPPSAGGYTTEYNPFSHSFQTSVSQDPSLLVSKAHATADCLTSVYTSLDMSHPYGSWYKAGIHPGITAAPANATSSWWDVHPNSNWLSATQPQADGGLQASLQPVAPQASLSPQISSYSTDFTPLNPAPYPSVGLGSSSHLLQPSQHMLPQDMYKPKPVPSAGLIESPMGLKPARGSGGYSSGATPTRSSCDCPNCQELERLGASAASLRKKPVHSCHIPGCGKVYGKASHLKAHLRWHTGERPFVCNWLFCGKRFTRSDELERHVRTHTREKKFTCLLCNKRFTRSDHLSKHQKTHADSAMQGKAVAVEGEADPRSEETTELNTSSVPTNPVADQITNGDEKTGTPNGVENSSGLLEI; from the exons ATGGCCGCATCTATTCTGGAGGTAGGGAATGTAATT GAAGACGCACGCTATGGCTCCAGTCCTCTGGCTATGTTAACTGCTACCTGTAACAAGTTCGGCAGCACCAGCCCCATCAGGGATTCAGCTACACCCAGTAAGACCGGCAACACAACTCCAGTAAAGAAGCCCTACatgatgacctctgaccttcagaCAGCGAAGAATGGCCGGACCGCAGACGGCAGTGGCCTGGCGGACTCCTACACTGGCTCCTTCACCAcagctggaggagggggaggaggtggtgggctGCTTACACCCACTGGAAGCCCCCCTCCTTCAGCCGGAGGCTACACTACAGAGTATAACCCTTTCTCCCACTCCTTCCAGACCTCCGTCTCCCAGGACCCCTCTCTTTTAGTGTCCAAGGCCCATGCTACGGCCGATTGCCTCACCAGTGTCTACACCTCACTGGATATGTCACACCCCTATGGCTCTTGGTATAAAGCCGGTATCCACCCTGGCATCACTGCCGCCCCGGCCAATGCCACATCCTCCTGGTGGGATGTCCATCCCAACTCCAACTGGCTGTCAGCAACGCAGCCCCAGGCGGACGGAGGTCTCCAGGCCTCCCTGCAGCCTGTAGCACCCCAGGCCTCCCTGAGCCCCCAGATATCAAGTTACAGCACCGACTTTACACCCCTCAACCCGGCACCTTACCCTTCTGTGGGACTGGGCTCCTCCTCACACCTCCTACAGCCTTCCCAGCACATGCTGCCCCAGGACATGTACAAGCCCAAGCCTGTGCCAAGTGCAGGGCTGATTGAGAGTCCCATGGGCCTAAAGCCTGCCAGGGGATCAGGGGGCTACAGTAGTGGGGCAACACCCACTAGGTCCTCATGTGACTGCCCCAACTGCCAGGAGCTGGAAAGGCTGGGAGCCTCTGCTGCGTCCCTGAGGAAGAAGCCTGTCCACAGCTGCCACATCCCAGGCTGTGGGAAGGTGTACGGAAAGGCCTCCCACCTCAAAGCCCACTTGCGCTGGCACACCGGTGAGCGTCCTTTTGTTTGCAACTGGCTGTTCTGCGGGAAGCGTTTCACCCGCTCAGACGAACTGGAGAGGCACGTGCGCACCCACACACGGGAGAAGAAGTTCACCTGTCTACTGTGCAACAAGCGTTTCACACGCAGCGACCACCTCTCCAAGCACCAGAAGACCCACGCAGATTCTGCAATGCAGGGTAAAGCTGTGGCTGTGGAAGGAGAGGCAGATCCTCGGAGTGAGGAGACCACAGAGCTCAACACCAGCTCTGTACCTACCAATCCTGTTGCTGACCAAATCACCAACGGAGATGAGAAGACTGGCACACCTAACGGAGTGGAGAACAGCAGCGGACTGTTGGAGATCTGA
- the sp7 gene encoding transcription factor Sp7 isoform X2, whose amino-acid sequence MAASILEEDARYGSSPLAMLTATCNKFGSTSPIRDSATPSKTGNTTPVKKPYMMTSDLQTAKNGRTADGSGLADSYTGSFTTAGGGGGGGGLLTPTGSPPPSAGGYTTEYNPFSHSFQTSVSQDPSLLVSKAHATADCLTSVYTSLDMSHPYGSWYKAGIHPGITAAPANATSSWWDVHPNSNWLSATQPQADGGLQASLQPVAPQASLSPQISSYSTDFTPLNPAPYPSVGLGSSSHLLQPSQHMLPQDMYKPKPVPSAGLIESPMGLKPARGSGGYSSGATPTRSSCDCPNCQELERLGASAASLRKKPVHSCHIPGCGKVYGKASHLKAHLRWHTGERPFVCNWLFCGKRFTRSDELERHVRTHTREKKFTCLLCNKRFTRSDHLSKHQKTHADSAMQGKAVAVEGEADPRSEETTELNTSSVPTNPVADQITNGDEKTGTPNGVENSSGLLEI is encoded by the exons ATGGCCGCATCTATTCTGGAG GAAGACGCACGCTATGGCTCCAGTCCTCTGGCTATGTTAACTGCTACCTGTAACAAGTTCGGCAGCACCAGCCCCATCAGGGATTCAGCTACACCCAGTAAGACCGGCAACACAACTCCAGTAAAGAAGCCCTACatgatgacctctgaccttcagaCAGCGAAGAATGGCCGGACCGCAGACGGCAGTGGCCTGGCGGACTCCTACACTGGCTCCTTCACCAcagctggaggagggggaggaggtggtgggctGCTTACACCCACTGGAAGCCCCCCTCCTTCAGCCGGAGGCTACACTACAGAGTATAACCCTTTCTCCCACTCCTTCCAGACCTCCGTCTCCCAGGACCCCTCTCTTTTAGTGTCCAAGGCCCATGCTACGGCCGATTGCCTCACCAGTGTCTACACCTCACTGGATATGTCACACCCCTATGGCTCTTGGTATAAAGCCGGTATCCACCCTGGCATCACTGCCGCCCCGGCCAATGCCACATCCTCCTGGTGGGATGTCCATCCCAACTCCAACTGGCTGTCAGCAACGCAGCCCCAGGCGGACGGAGGTCTCCAGGCCTCCCTGCAGCCTGTAGCACCCCAGGCCTCCCTGAGCCCCCAGATATCAAGTTACAGCACCGACTTTACACCCCTCAACCCGGCACCTTACCCTTCTGTGGGACTGGGCTCCTCCTCACACCTCCTACAGCCTTCCCAGCACATGCTGCCCCAGGACATGTACAAGCCCAAGCCTGTGCCAAGTGCAGGGCTGATTGAGAGTCCCATGGGCCTAAAGCCTGCCAGGGGATCAGGGGGCTACAGTAGTGGGGCAACACCCACTAGGTCCTCATGTGACTGCCCCAACTGCCAGGAGCTGGAAAGGCTGGGAGCCTCTGCTGCGTCCCTGAGGAAGAAGCCTGTCCACAGCTGCCACATCCCAGGCTGTGGGAAGGTGTACGGAAAGGCCTCCCACCTCAAAGCCCACTTGCGCTGGCACACCGGTGAGCGTCCTTTTGTTTGCAACTGGCTGTTCTGCGGGAAGCGTTTCACCCGCTCAGACGAACTGGAGAGGCACGTGCGCACCCACACACGGGAGAAGAAGTTCACCTGTCTACTGTGCAACAAGCGTTTCACACGCAGCGACCACCTCTCCAAGCACCAGAAGACCCACGCAGATTCTGCAATGCAGGGTAAAGCTGTGGCTGTGGAAGGAGAGGCAGATCCTCGGAGTGAGGAGACCACAGAGCTCAACACCAGCTCTGTACCTACCAATCCTGTTGCTGACCAAATCACCAACGGAGATGAGAAGACTGGCACACCTAACGGAGTGGAGAACAGCAGCGGACTGTTGGAGATCTGA
- the tarbp2 gene encoding RISC-loading complex subunit tarbp2 isoform X2 encodes MNDETAPDSWKNNSGCSSIEQMLAVNPGKTPISLLQEYGTRIGKTPVYDLLKAEGQAHQPNFTFRVSVGEISCTGQGPSKKAAKHKAAEAALKMLKGDLEGPTGVGVGVDSFIGVDVSTDGDSCPSEMKTSGSSQQSECNPVGALQELVVQKGWRLPEYTVTQESGPAHRKEFTMTCRVERFVEIGSGTSKKLAKRNAAAKMLSRIHDVPVDLRTSNEADAEEDTFTVHIGNRVESGKSKSFSCTWDSLRNSAGEKILQLRSHPLGMPSDSNFCSLLSDLSVEQRFDVSYLDLEEPSLSGLCQCLVELSTQPITVCHGFAPSTDAARANAAHNALQYLKIMAGGK; translated from the exons ATGAACGACGAGACAGCACCGGACAGCTGGAAGAATAACTCCGGGTGCTCCAG TATTGAGCAAATGCTGGCTGTGAATCCCGGAAAGACGCCGATCAGTCTGCTGCAGGAGTATGGAACGCGGATAGGCAAGACCCCAGTGTATGACCTGCTGAAGGCCGAGGGACAGGCCCACCAGCCCAACTTCACTTTCCGCGTCTCCGTTGGAGAGATCAGCTGCACCGGCCAAGGGCCCAGCAAGAAGGCAGCCAAGCACAAAGCAGCCGAGGCTGCTCTGAAGATGCTCAAAGGAGATCTCGAAGGTCCCACCGGCGTTGGTGTTGGAGTAGACAGTTTTATTGGGGTTGACGTGTCGACTGATGGAGACAG CTGCCCGTCAGAGATGAAGACCTCAGGCAGTTCTCAGCAGTCTGAATGTAACCCTGTGGGGGCTCTGCAg GAGCTGGTGGTGCAGAAAGGATGGCGTTTACCAGAGTACACGGTCACTCAGGAGTCTGGTCCTGCACATCGAAAAGAGTTCACCATGACCTGCAGAGTCGAGAGATTTGTGGAAATCG GAAGTGGAACCTCAAAAAAACTAGCCAAGAGAAACGCAGCAGCTAAGATGTTGTCGCGTATACACGATGTTCCGGTCGACCTGAGGACCAGCAACGAGGCAGACGCGGAAGAAGATACATTCACTGTG cacattggGAACAGAGTTGAGTCGGGTAAAAGTAAAAGCTTCAGCTGCACATGGGACTCTCTGCGTAACTCTGCTGGAGAGAAGATCCTCCAGCTCCGCAGCCACCCTCTGGGAATGCCCTCCGACTCCAACTTCTGCTCCTTACTGAGTGACCTGTCTGTGGAACAGCGCTTTGACGTCAGTTACTTGGATCTGG aggAGCCCAGTCTGAGCGGCTTGTGCCAGTGTCTCGTGGAGCTGTCCACGCAACCAATCACAGTGTGCCACGGCTTCGCCCCGAGCACAGATGCCGCTCGTGCCAACGCAgcccacaatgcactgcagtACCTCAAAATCATGGCTGGAGGGAAGTGA
- the tarbp2 gene encoding RISC-loading complex subunit tarbp2 isoform X1, protein MNDETAPDSWKNNSGCSSIEQMLAVNPGKTPISLLQEYGTRIGKTPVYDLLKAEGQAHQPNFTFRVSVGEISCTGQGPSKKAAKHKAAEAALKMLKGDLEGPTGVGVGVDSFIGVDVSTDGDSCPSEMKTSGSSQQSECNPVGALQELVVQKGWRLPEYTVTQESGPAHRKEFTMTCRVERFVEIVSCSSPGSGTSKKLAKRNAAAKMLSRIHDVPVDLRTSNEADAEEDTFTVHIGNRVESGKSKSFSCTWDSLRNSAGEKILQLRSHPLGMPSDSNFCSLLSDLSVEQRFDVSYLDLEEPSLSGLCQCLVELSTQPITVCHGFAPSTDAARANAAHNALQYLKIMAGGK, encoded by the exons ATGAACGACGAGACAGCACCGGACAGCTGGAAGAATAACTCCGGGTGCTCCAG TATTGAGCAAATGCTGGCTGTGAATCCCGGAAAGACGCCGATCAGTCTGCTGCAGGAGTATGGAACGCGGATAGGCAAGACCCCAGTGTATGACCTGCTGAAGGCCGAGGGACAGGCCCACCAGCCCAACTTCACTTTCCGCGTCTCCGTTGGAGAGATCAGCTGCACCGGCCAAGGGCCCAGCAAGAAGGCAGCCAAGCACAAAGCAGCCGAGGCTGCTCTGAAGATGCTCAAAGGAGATCTCGAAGGTCCCACCGGCGTTGGTGTTGGAGTAGACAGTTTTATTGGGGTTGACGTGTCGACTGATGGAGACAG CTGCCCGTCAGAGATGAAGACCTCAGGCAGTTCTCAGCAGTCTGAATGTAACCCTGTGGGGGCTCTGCAg GAGCTGGTGGTGCAGAAAGGATGGCGTTTACCAGAGTACACGGTCACTCAGGAGTCTGGTCCTGCACATCGAAAAGAGTTCACCATGACCTGCAGAGTCGAGAGATTTGTGGAAATCG TTTCCTGTTCATCTCCAGGAAGTGGAACCTCAAAAAAACTAGCCAAGAGAAACGCAGCAGCTAAGATGTTGTCGCGTATACACGATGTTCCGGTCGACCTGAGGACCAGCAACGAGGCAGACGCGGAAGAAGATACATTCACTGTG cacattggGAACAGAGTTGAGTCGGGTAAAAGTAAAAGCTTCAGCTGCACATGGGACTCTCTGCGTAACTCTGCTGGAGAGAAGATCCTCCAGCTCCGCAGCCACCCTCTGGGAATGCCCTCCGACTCCAACTTCTGCTCCTTACTGAGTGACCTGTCTGTGGAACAGCGCTTTGACGTCAGTTACTTGGATCTGG aggAGCCCAGTCTGAGCGGCTTGTGCCAGTGTCTCGTGGAGCTGTCCACGCAACCAATCACAGTGTGCCACGGCTTCGCCCCGAGCACAGATGCCGCTCGTGCCAACGCAgcccacaatgcactgcagtACCTCAAAATCATGGCTGGAGGGAAGTGA
- the tarbp2 gene encoding RISC-loading complex subunit tarbp2 isoform X4 produces the protein MLAVNPGKTPISLLQEYGTRIGKTPVYDLLKAEGQAHQPNFTFRVSVGEISCTGQGPSKKAAKHKAAEAALKMLKGDLEGPTGVGVGVDSFIGVDVSTDGDSCPSEMKTSGSSQQSECNPVGALQELVVQKGWRLPEYTVTQESGPAHRKEFTMTCRVERFVEIGSGTSKKLAKRNAAAKMLSRIHDVPVDLRTSNEADAEEDTFTVHIGNRVESGKSKSFSCTWDSLRNSAGEKILQLRSHPLGMPSDSNFCSLLSDLSVEQRFDVSYLDLEEPSLSGLCQCLVELSTQPITVCHGFAPSTDAARANAAHNALQYLKIMAGGK, from the exons ATGCTGGCTGTGAATCCCGGAAAGACGCCGATCAGTCTGCTGCAGGAGTATGGAACGCGGATAGGCAAGACCCCAGTGTATGACCTGCTGAAGGCCGAGGGACAGGCCCACCAGCCCAACTTCACTTTCCGCGTCTCCGTTGGAGAGATCAGCTGCACCGGCCAAGGGCCCAGCAAGAAGGCAGCCAAGCACAAAGCAGCCGAGGCTGCTCTGAAGATGCTCAAAGGAGATCTCGAAGGTCCCACCGGCGTTGGTGTTGGAGTAGACAGTTTTATTGGGGTTGACGTGTCGACTGATGGAGACAG CTGCCCGTCAGAGATGAAGACCTCAGGCAGTTCTCAGCAGTCTGAATGTAACCCTGTGGGGGCTCTGCAg GAGCTGGTGGTGCAGAAAGGATGGCGTTTACCAGAGTACACGGTCACTCAGGAGTCTGGTCCTGCACATCGAAAAGAGTTCACCATGACCTGCAGAGTCGAGAGATTTGTGGAAATCG GAAGTGGAACCTCAAAAAAACTAGCCAAGAGAAACGCAGCAGCTAAGATGTTGTCGCGTATACACGATGTTCCGGTCGACCTGAGGACCAGCAACGAGGCAGACGCGGAAGAAGATACATTCACTGTG cacattggGAACAGAGTTGAGTCGGGTAAAAGTAAAAGCTTCAGCTGCACATGGGACTCTCTGCGTAACTCTGCTGGAGAGAAGATCCTCCAGCTCCGCAGCCACCCTCTGGGAATGCCCTCCGACTCCAACTTCTGCTCCTTACTGAGTGACCTGTCTGTGGAACAGCGCTTTGACGTCAGTTACTTGGATCTGG aggAGCCCAGTCTGAGCGGCTTGTGCCAGTGTCTCGTGGAGCTGTCCACGCAACCAATCACAGTGTGCCACGGCTTCGCCCCGAGCACAGATGCCGCTCGTGCCAACGCAgcccacaatgcactgcagtACCTCAAAATCATGGCTGGAGGGAAGTGA
- the tarbp2 gene encoding RISC-loading complex subunit tarbp2 isoform X3, whose product MLAVNPGKTPISLLQEYGTRIGKTPVYDLLKAEGQAHQPNFTFRVSVGEISCTGQGPSKKAAKHKAAEAALKMLKGDLEGPTGVGVGVDSFIGVDVSTDGDSCPSEMKTSGSSQQSECNPVGALQELVVQKGWRLPEYTVTQESGPAHRKEFTMTCRVERFVEIVSCSSPGSGTSKKLAKRNAAAKMLSRIHDVPVDLRTSNEADAEEDTFTVHIGNRVESGKSKSFSCTWDSLRNSAGEKILQLRSHPLGMPSDSNFCSLLSDLSVEQRFDVSYLDLEEPSLSGLCQCLVELSTQPITVCHGFAPSTDAARANAAHNALQYLKIMAGGK is encoded by the exons ATGCTGGCTGTGAATCCCGGAAAGACGCCGATCAGTCTGCTGCAGGAGTATGGAACGCGGATAGGCAAGACCCCAGTGTATGACCTGCTGAAGGCCGAGGGACAGGCCCACCAGCCCAACTTCACTTTCCGCGTCTCCGTTGGAGAGATCAGCTGCACCGGCCAAGGGCCCAGCAAGAAGGCAGCCAAGCACAAAGCAGCCGAGGCTGCTCTGAAGATGCTCAAAGGAGATCTCGAAGGTCCCACCGGCGTTGGTGTTGGAGTAGACAGTTTTATTGGGGTTGACGTGTCGACTGATGGAGACAG CTGCCCGTCAGAGATGAAGACCTCAGGCAGTTCTCAGCAGTCTGAATGTAACCCTGTGGGGGCTCTGCAg GAGCTGGTGGTGCAGAAAGGATGGCGTTTACCAGAGTACACGGTCACTCAGGAGTCTGGTCCTGCACATCGAAAAGAGTTCACCATGACCTGCAGAGTCGAGAGATTTGTGGAAATCG TTTCCTGTTCATCTCCAGGAAGTGGAACCTCAAAAAAACTAGCCAAGAGAAACGCAGCAGCTAAGATGTTGTCGCGTATACACGATGTTCCGGTCGACCTGAGGACCAGCAACGAGGCAGACGCGGAAGAAGATACATTCACTGTG cacattggGAACAGAGTTGAGTCGGGTAAAAGTAAAAGCTTCAGCTGCACATGGGACTCTCTGCGTAACTCTGCTGGAGAGAAGATCCTCCAGCTCCGCAGCCACCCTCTGGGAATGCCCTCCGACTCCAACTTCTGCTCCTTACTGAGTGACCTGTCTGTGGAACAGCGCTTTGACGTCAGTTACTTGGATCTGG aggAGCCCAGTCTGAGCGGCTTGTGCCAGTGTCTCGTGGAGCTGTCCACGCAACCAATCACAGTGTGCCACGGCTTCGCCCCGAGCACAGATGCCGCTCGTGCCAACGCAgcccacaatgcactgcagtACCTCAAAATCATGGCTGGAGGGAAGTGA
- the tespa1 gene encoding protein TESPA1 isoform X2: MDSPSSTVRRRAWINSSRRWSTLEEPDPERPLCSLPSASITDDDVFSDGCFTGKIEDWLLGCGSEKTCQLSFESMVKANNFDDDLSLGADASVLNGGEIPCEAGPAQHPTPKQRGGRLTSSKPGLLLPSFPLGQSMASSCPSSSYTCKTTSSVSEVLNMCSEDAEETLYELGFGNDEPQAPVRIPPRFFTFPSQAQGISFRLFLDSQLRRIREEDPGLSLASRFRQVQALTAMANAFYSLYSHVSRTPLQKLVPPELSLSSPMEKLDRFRSSIRSEPRSPVERLKDTVSKMCLYTGSPRGSDSTSPQPSPRKRSSLPDVVDMVLVNTKIAESVHQAPFCCQQTHCLETNTGTEDTDKAHEPNKQAPTSDPGEDSSHTEVGLVDASSSLPVLAPNGSHTHYSISVTGWEGDGPSCCSLNAPDSCPASNVLPVQTREGSLNDGKTQYLNPPTHQSLRIFSNNVKQVNSFELEEVHSAGEEEVGQSNTTRTTNSPLSTKGQHKGEVVRGDSLQSDSSGYVDEEVSPSSDRHAR, encoded by the exons ATGGACAGCCCGTCCTCCACAGTGAGGCGGCGAGCCTGGATCAACAGCAGCCGACGGTGGTCCACTCTGGAGGAACCGGACCCCGAGAGGCCGCTGTGCAGCCTCCCATCGGCCTCCATAACAGACGACGACGTGTTCTCTGATG GATGCTTCACAGGAAAGATCGAGGACTGGCTGCTGGGTTGTGG gtcAGAGAAAACCTGCCAGCTGAGTTTTG AGTCTATGGTCAAAGCCAACAACTTTGATGATGACCTGAGTCTTGGTGCTGACG CCTCAGTGTTAAATGGTGGAGAAATTCCATGTGAAGCTGG TCCAGCACAGCACCCTACCCCGAAACAACGAGGAGGCAGACTCACCAGCAG CAAACCTGGATTACTGCTGCCGTCATTTCCCTTGGGGCAGAGCATGGCCTCCAgctgtccctcctcctcttacaCGTGCAAAACGACATCAAG TGTATCCGAGGTCCTGAATATGTGTTCGGAAGATGCAGAGGAGACATTGTATGAGTTGGGTTTTGGCAACGATGAGCCACAGGCCCCGGTGCGCATCCCTCCTCGTTTCTTCACCTTCCCCTCTCAAGCTCAGGGCATCAGCTTCCGCCTCTTCCTGGACTCGCAGCTGCGGCGGATACGAGAGGAGGACCCCGGCCTCTCTCTAGCTA GTCGTTTCAGACAAGTCCAAGCGCTCACAGCGATGGCCAACGCtttctactccctctactcccacGTGTCCCGAACCCCTCTCCAGAAACTGGTCCCGCCAGAGTTAAGCCTCTCGTCTCCTATGGAGAAGCTCGACCGCTTCAGGAGCAGCATTCGCAGTGAGCCGCGCTCTCCGGTGGAGAGGCTGAAGGACACCGTCTCCAAGATGTGCCTCTACACGGGCTCCCCCCGAGGCTCAGACTCCACCTCACCGCAGCCGTCACCCAGGAAAAGGTCCAGCCTCCCTGATGTTGTGGATATGGTCCTGGTGAACACCAAG ATAGCCGAGAGCGTACACCAGGCACCTTTCTGCTGTCAACAGACACACTGTCTGGAAACGAACACTGGGACAGAAGACACTGATAAAGCACATGAACCCAACAAACAAGCCCCTACCTCCGATCCTGGTGAGgactcatcacacacagagGTCGGACTGGTGGATGCATCCAGCTCACTTCCTGTCCTGGCCCCTAACGGCAGCCATACACATTACTCTATCTCTGTGACCGGCTGGGAGGGGGACGGTCCATCCTGCTGCTCCTTGAACGCACCAGATTCCTGTCCTGCTTCAAATGTCTTGCCTGTCCAGACGCGTGAGGGGTCGTTAAACGACGGGAAAACTCAGTACCTGAACCCCCCGACACATCAGAGCCTGAGGATATTCTCCAACAATGTGAAACAGGTTAACTCGTTTGAGCTGGAGGAG GTGCACAGTGCAGGGGAGGAAGAAGTTGGACAGTCAAATACTACAAGAACTACAAACTCACCATTGTCCACTAAAGGGCAGCACAAAG GTGAAGTGGTCCGGGGCGACAGCTTGCAGTCAGACAGCAGCGGTTACGTAGATGAAGAAGTCAGTCCCTCATCGGACCGACATGCCAGATGA
- the tespa1 gene encoding protein ITPRID2 isoform X1: MDSPSSTVRRRAWINSSRRWSTLEEPDPERPLCSLPSASITDDDVFSDGCFTGKIEDWLLGCGSEKTCQLSFESMVKANNFDDDLSLGADASVLNGGEIPCEAGPAQHPTPKQRGGRLTSSKPGLLLPSFPLGQSMASSCPSSSYTCKTTSSVSEVLNMCSEDAEETLYELGFGNDEPQAPVRIPPRFFTFPSQAQGISFRLFLDSQLRRIREEDPGLSLASRFRQVQALTAMANAFYSLYSHVSRTPLQKLVPPELSLSSPMEKLDRFRSSIRSEPRSPVERLKDTVSKMCLYTGSPRGSDSTSPQPSPRKRSSLPDVVDMVLVNTKVGVPKKLDMEEHNRSSSAVDVGLVTDDDGSCSNGKIDTDILRNKIHRKEMHSSKQTDNTEADENIVQPADDDRKTSLETEVETDHQCLSPQAGQDSHFTQSDTKTDEIKTVSMVTNDLICPQIAESVHQAPFCCQQTHCLETNTGTEDTDKAHEPNKQAPTSDPGEDSSHTEVGLVDASSSLPVLAPNGSHTHYSISVTGWEGDGPSCCSLNAPDSCPASNVLPVQTREGSLNDGKTQYLNPPTHQSLRIFSNNVKQVNSFELEEVHSAGEEEVGQSNTTRTTNSPLSTKGQHKGEVVRGDSLQSDSSGYVDEEVSPSSDRHAR, encoded by the exons ATGGACAGCCCGTCCTCCACAGTGAGGCGGCGAGCCTGGATCAACAGCAGCCGACGGTGGTCCACTCTGGAGGAACCGGACCCCGAGAGGCCGCTGTGCAGCCTCCCATCGGCCTCCATAACAGACGACGACGTGTTCTCTGATG GATGCTTCACAGGAAAGATCGAGGACTGGCTGCTGGGTTGTGG gtcAGAGAAAACCTGCCAGCTGAGTTTTG AGTCTATGGTCAAAGCCAACAACTTTGATGATGACCTGAGTCTTGGTGCTGACG CCTCAGTGTTAAATGGTGGAGAAATTCCATGTGAAGCTGG TCCAGCACAGCACCCTACCCCGAAACAACGAGGAGGCAGACTCACCAGCAG CAAACCTGGATTACTGCTGCCGTCATTTCCCTTGGGGCAGAGCATGGCCTCCAgctgtccctcctcctcttacaCGTGCAAAACGACATCAAG TGTATCCGAGGTCCTGAATATGTGTTCGGAAGATGCAGAGGAGACATTGTATGAGTTGGGTTTTGGCAACGATGAGCCACAGGCCCCGGTGCGCATCCCTCCTCGTTTCTTCACCTTCCCCTCTCAAGCTCAGGGCATCAGCTTCCGCCTCTTCCTGGACTCGCAGCTGCGGCGGATACGAGAGGAGGACCCCGGCCTCTCTCTAGCTA GTCGTTTCAGACAAGTCCAAGCGCTCACAGCGATGGCCAACGCtttctactccctctactcccacGTGTCCCGAACCCCTCTCCAGAAACTGGTCCCGCCAGAGTTAAGCCTCTCGTCTCCTATGGAGAAGCTCGACCGCTTCAGGAGCAGCATTCGCAGTGAGCCGCGCTCTCCGGTGGAGAGGCTGAAGGACACCGTCTCCAAGATGTGCCTCTACACGGGCTCCCCCCGAGGCTCAGACTCCACCTCACCGCAGCCGTCACCCAGGAAAAGGTCCAGCCTCCCTGATGTTGTGGATATGGTCCTGGTGAACACCAAGGTGGGGGTGCCCAAGAAACTGGATATGGAGGAACACAACAGGAGTAGTTCAGCTGTGGATGTTGGGCTCGTCACAGATGATGATGGATCCTGTAGCAACGGAAAAATTGACACAGACATTCTTAGAAATAAAATCCATCGTAAGGAGATGCACAGCAGTAAACAAACAGATAATACTGAAGCTGATGAAAACATCGTCCAACCAGCAGACGatgacagaaaaacatctcTAGAAACTGAGGTAGAAACAGATCATCAGTGTCTTTCACCTCAGGCGGGGCAGGACTCACATTTTACTCAAAGTGACACAAAGACTGACGAGATAAAGACAGTTTCCATGGTTACAAATGATCTAATCTGCCCGCAGATAGCCGAGAGCGTACACCAGGCACCTTTCTGCTGTCAACAGACACACTGTCTGGAAACGAACACTGGGACAGAAGACACTGATAAAGCACATGAACCCAACAAACAAGCCCCTACCTCCGATCCTGGTGAGgactcatcacacacagagGTCGGACTGGTGGATGCATCCAGCTCACTTCCTGTCCTGGCCCCTAACGGCAGCCATACACATTACTCTATCTCTGTGACCGGCTGGGAGGGGGACGGTCCATCCTGCTGCTCCTTGAACGCACCAGATTCCTGTCCTGCTTCAAATGTCTTGCCTGTCCAGACGCGTGAGGGGTCGTTAAACGACGGGAAAACTCAGTACCTGAACCCCCCGACACATCAGAGCCTGAGGATATTCTCCAACAATGTGAAACAGGTTAACTCGTTTGAGCTGGAGGAG GTGCACAGTGCAGGGGAGGAAGAAGTTGGACAGTCAAATACTACAAGAACTACAAACTCACCATTGTCCACTAAAGGGCAGCACAAAG GTGAAGTGGTCCGGGGCGACAGCTTGCAGTCAGACAGCAGCGGTTACGTAGATGAAGAAGTCAGTCCCTCATCGGACCGACATGCCAGATGA